One window of Corynebacterium accolens genomic DNA carries:
- a CDS encoding SPFH domain-containing protein produces the protein MLSLIIIGVIILLILGTVFDGYYIVRTREAAILERLGKFQTVAHAGLHFKMPWIDRVRDKISLQVRQLDVMVETKTKDNVFVQIPVAVQYEVVEGREREAFYMLSNHEQQIVAYVQDNVRSSVANMGLDESFSSKDTIAQNVAASLRDNMAEYGWNFVNTLVTDIRPDSRVRESMNSINAAQREREAAIAQAEAEKIRVVKEAEGAAEAKKLQGRGVAEQRKEIVEGIAQQYELLRDAGVQESPEVLMLVSQYLDAMVDVSNNGQASVLYMPSNPQGMGDLFSGMRDVLMADRALDESAGR, from the coding sequence ATGCTTAGCTTAATCATCATCGGCGTCATCATCTTGCTGATTCTCGGCACCGTATTCGATGGGTACTACATCGTGCGTACCCGCGAGGCGGCCATCTTGGAACGGTTGGGTAAATTCCAGACGGTCGCCCACGCGGGCTTGCACTTCAAAATGCCCTGGATCGACCGCGTGCGCGATAAGATTTCGCTGCAGGTGCGCCAGCTGGACGTGATGGTAGAAACCAAGACGAAGGATAATGTCTTCGTCCAAATTCCGGTCGCGGTGCAGTACGAGGTCGTAGAGGGCCGCGAGCGCGAGGCCTTTTATATGCTGTCCAACCACGAGCAGCAGATCGTGGCCTATGTGCAAGATAATGTGCGCTCGTCGGTGGCGAATATGGGCTTGGATGAGTCCTTTTCCTCCAAGGACACCATCGCGCAGAACGTGGCGGCCTCGCTGCGGGATAATATGGCCGAATACGGCTGGAACTTCGTCAATACGCTGGTAACCGATATCCGCCCGGATTCCCGCGTGCGCGAGTCCATGAACTCCATTAACGCGGCGCAGCGCGAGCGCGAGGCGGCCATCGCCCAGGCGGAGGCGGAAAAAATCCGCGTGGTCAAAGAAGCCGAGGGTGCCGCGGAGGCAAAGAAGCTACAGGGTAGGGGCGTTGCCGAGCAGCGCAAGGAGATTGTAGAGGGCATCGCCCAGCAATACGAGCTACTGCGCGATGCCGGGGTCCAGGAATCCCCCGAGGTCCTCATGCTGGTATCGCAGTACCTCGATGCGATGGTCGATGTCTCGAATAACGGCCAAGCCTCCGTGCTCTACATGCCGTCCAATCCGCAGGGCATGGGCGACCTATTCAGCGGCATGCGCGACGTGCTGATGGCCGACCGCGCGCTCGACGAGTCCGCCGGGCGATAG
- a CDS encoding alpha/beta fold hydrolase, with amino-acid sequence MTHYRRFGHDIIEHTLEVPWDYDNPRGTFDLYAREIIPPGGEDLPALLYLQGGPGFPAPRPVKPTGLIGKALERYRVILLDQRGTGRSHRIDRLSPAEERSAEHLALLRQDNIVRDAERLREHLGLETWSLFGQSFGGFCITAYLSQAPESVKHAFFTGGIPTLQGADHLYRATFSKLKARQERFYREFPWVQRRIEEIIDHLDNSDERLHTGERLSSLRFRTIGTDLGRGTGFDGLAYLLEEPFRTVRGEKALRDDFLWGIGERVSFAEAPLYAAIHESIYAGSGGQASTQWSAHRVREEFPEFAESGTWLTGEHIFPWQFDEDPALQAFKEGAHGLAEREFTAPYALADAPTTAAAAIYLDDIFVPLEESLATAAHLGDLRPWVTNEYQHNGIGENGAEVMGKLFALIDDH; translated from the coding sequence ATGACTCACTACCGCCGCTTCGGCCACGATATTATTGAACACACCCTTGAAGTCCCGTGGGATTATGACAATCCGCGCGGGACTTTTGATCTCTATGCCCGTGAAATCATCCCGCCAGGAGGCGAGGACCTGCCGGCGCTTTTGTACCTGCAGGGCGGCCCGGGTTTTCCGGCCCCGCGGCCGGTCAAGCCGACGGGGCTTATCGGCAAGGCGCTCGAGCGCTATCGCGTCATCCTCCTCGATCAGCGCGGCACGGGGCGCTCGCACCGCATCGATAGGCTAAGCCCCGCAGAAGAGCGCAGCGCTGAACACCTGGCCTTGCTACGCCAGGACAATATCGTGCGCGATGCCGAGCGCCTGCGCGAGCATCTGGGGCTGGAGACTTGGTCCCTGTTCGGCCAGTCCTTCGGCGGCTTTTGCATCACCGCGTACCTGTCCCAAGCTCCAGAGTCGGTCAAGCACGCGTTTTTCACCGGCGGTATCCCCACGCTGCAGGGCGCAGATCACCTCTACCGCGCGACCTTTAGCAAGCTCAAGGCCCGCCAGGAGCGCTTCTACCGCGAATTCCCCTGGGTGCAGCGCCGCATCGAGGAAATCATCGACCACCTCGATAATTCCGACGAGCGCCTGCACACCGGCGAGCGGCTGTCCTCGCTGCGTTTTCGCACCATTGGCACCGATTTGGGGCGGGGCACCGGCTTCGACGGCCTGGCCTACCTCCTGGAAGAGCCCTTCCGCACCGTGCGGGGAGAGAAGGCGCTGCGGGATGATTTCCTGTGGGGCATCGGCGAGCGCGTGAGCTTTGCGGAGGCCCCGCTTTATGCGGCGATCCACGAGTCCATTTATGCCGGCAGCGGCGGGCAGGCGTCGACGCAGTGGTCGGCACACCGCGTGCGCGAGGAGTTCCCGGAGTTTGCCGAGTCCGGCACCTGGCTGACCGGCGAGCATATTTTCCCGTGGCAGTTCGACGAGGACCCGGCGCTGCAGGCCTTCAAGGAGGGCGCGCACGGCTTGGCGGAGCGGGAATTTACTGCGCCTTATGCGCTTGCCGATGCCCCCACCACCGCCGCCGCCGCCATCTACCTCGACGATATCTTCGTTCCCCTGGAAGAATCCTTGGCCACCGCCGCGCACTTGGGCGATCTGCGCCCGTGGGTGACGAATGAGTACCAGCACAATGGCATCGGCGAGAACGGCGCGGAGGTGATGGGCAAGCTTTTCGCGCTTATCGATGACCACTAG
- the pflA gene encoding pyruvate formate-lyase-activating protein: protein MADGITGVVTLSPESGERVRGVAAGLGTDHELDEITRPELMEARRTGDIALVHSWELVTAVDGPGTRMTMFMSGCPLRCQYCHNPDTMEMKTGTLERVDDVVKRIKRYKPIFQASGGGLTISGGEPLFQIAFTRRVLKEVHDAGIHTTIDTSGFLGSRLRDEDLDNIDLVLLDVKSGDEETYQRVTRRQLQPTLDFGDRLNAIGKPVWIRFVVVPGLTDSAENVENVASIVARWKSNVERVEVLPFHNMGKDKWEGLDMTYHLADTKPPKPEDVEKVRDVFRAKGLEVY from the coding sequence TCACCCTGTCGCCGGAATCCGGCGAGCGCGTTCGCGGTGTTGCCGCGGGCCTGGGAACCGACCACGAACTCGATGAGATTACCCGCCCCGAGCTCATGGAGGCGCGCCGCACCGGCGATATCGCCCTCGTGCACTCTTGGGAGCTGGTAACCGCCGTCGACGGCCCGGGCACCCGCATGACCATGTTCATGTCCGGCTGCCCCCTGCGCTGCCAGTATTGCCATAACCCGGACACCATGGAGATGAAGACCGGCACCTTGGAGCGGGTCGACGATGTGGTCAAACGCATCAAGCGCTACAAGCCCATCTTCCAGGCCTCCGGTGGTGGCCTGACCATCTCCGGTGGTGAGCCCCTCTTCCAGATTGCGTTTACCCGCCGCGTGCTTAAGGAGGTCCACGACGCCGGCATCCACACCACCATCGATACCTCAGGCTTCTTAGGCTCGCGCCTGCGCGATGAGGACCTGGACAATATCGATCTTGTGCTGCTGGACGTGAAGTCGGGCGACGAGGAAACCTATCAGCGCGTAACGAGGCGCCAGCTGCAGCCCACGCTCGATTTTGGTGACCGCCTCAACGCGATAGGCAAGCCGGTGTGGATTCGCTTCGTCGTCGTGCCGGGCCTGACGGATTCGGCCGAGAACGTCGAAAACGTCGCCTCCATTGTGGCGCGGTGGAAGTCCAATGTGGAGCGCGTCGAGGTCTTGCCCTTCCACAATATGGGCAAGGACAAGTGGGAGGGGCTCGATATGACCTACCACTTGGCAGATACCAAGCCGCCGAAACCGGAGGACGTGGAAAAAGTCCGCGACGTTTTCCGCGCAAAGGGCCTGGAGGTCTACTAA